The genomic stretch gtgagagacgcgctgtacacacgggagggggtgagagacgcgctgtacacacgggagggggtgagagatgcgctgtacacacgggagggggtgagagatgcgCGGTACACACGGGATGGAGTGAGAGATGCACTGTTCACACGGGAGGCGGAGAGAGAtgcgctgtacacacgggagggggtgagagacgcgctgtacacacaGGAGGCGGAGAGAGACACGCTGTACACATGGGAGGGGGTGAGATACgggctgtacacacgggagggggtgagagacacgctctacacacgggagggggtgagagacgcgctgtacacacgggagggggtgagagacgcgctgtacacacaGGAGGCGGAGAGAGACACGCTGTACACACAGGAGGCGGAGAGAGACACGCTGTACACACAGGAGGCGGAGAGAGAtgcgctgtacacacgggagggggtgagagacacgcggtacacacgggagggggtgagagatgcgctgtacacacgggaggcGGTGAGAGACACAcggtacacacgggagggggtgagagatgcgctgtacacacgggagggggtgagagacgcgctgtacacacgggagggggtgagagacgcgctgtacacacgggagggggtgagagatgcgctgtacacacgggagggggtgagagacacgctgtacacacaggaggcggagagagatgcactgtacacacgggagggggtgagagacacgctgtacacacgggagggggtgagagatgcgctgtacacacgggagggggtgagagacacgcggtacacacgggagggggtgagagatgcgctgtacacatgggagggggtgagagacgcgctgtacacacgggaTGGAGTGAGAGATGcactgtacacacgggagggggtgagagacgcgctgtacacacgggagggggtgagagacgcgctgtacacacgggagggggtgagagatgcgctgtacacacgggagggggtgagagatgcgCGGTACACACGGGATGGAGTGAGAGATGCACTGTTCACACGGGAGGCGGAGAGAGAtgcgctgtacacacgggagggggtgagagacgcgctgtacacacaGGAGGCGGAGAGAGACACGCTGTACACATGGGAGGGGGTGAGATACgggctgtacacacgggagggggtgagagacacgctctacacacgggagggggtgagagacgcgctgtacacacgggagggggtgagagacgcgctgtacacacaGGAGGCGGAGAGAGACACGCTGTACACAGGAGGCGGAGAGAGACACGCTGTACACACAGGAGGCGGAGAGAGAtgcgctgtacacacgggagggggtgagagacacgcggtacacacgggagggggtgagagatgtgCTGTACACACGGGAGGCGGTGAGAGACACGcggtacacacgggagggggtgagagatgcgctgttcacacgggagggggtgagagacgcgctgtacacacgggagggggtgagagacgcgctgtacacacgggtgggggtgagagatgcactgtacacatgggagggggtgagagatgcgCGGTACACACAGGATGGAGTGAGAGATGCACTGTACACACGGGAGGCGGAGAGAGAtgcgctgtacacacgggagggggtgagagacgcgctgtacacacaGGAGGCGGAGAGAGACACGCTGTACATACGGAAGGGGGTGAGATACgggctgtacacacgggagggggtgagagacacgctgtacacatgggagggggagagagacacgctgtacacacgggagggggtgagagacgcgctgtacatacgggagggggtgagagacacgctgtacacatgggagggggtgagagacgcgctgtacacacaggaggcggtgagagacacgctgtacacacaggaggcggacagagacgcgctgtacacacgggagggggtgagagacacgctgtacacatgggagggggtgagagacgcgctgtacacacgggagggggtgagagacacgctgtacacatgggagggggtgagagacgcgctgtacacacgggagggtgtgagagacgcgctgtacacacaggagggggtgagagacgcgctgtacacacgggaggggacGAGAGAtgcgctgtacacacgggagggggtgagagatgcgctgtacacacgggagggggtgagagacgcgctgtacacacaGGAGGCGGAGAGAGACACGCTGTACACAATGGAGGGGGTGAGAGAGCAGCATACCTAACCCAGAAAACTTATGAGTGTCTGATGCCCCTGACAGTCTAAATACCCCTCCCCCCCCTTTGCCCCAATCCCTCATACCTGAGATAATCAGATGTAGACATGTATAAATGACGAATTAGAAGGTCACAGTTTATTACATTTCCATGGCCCCCTGTATAAGAGGTACAGTACTGTGCGTCTCAGCCTCACTTCAGCAGTGGGCGTGTCTCCTCGCATTCAGTAGCGCCACTCAGTTGACTGGCACGCGGAACAATAGTCTGCACTGCCCTGCCCCCACCCTTAAATAGACCCACTCTGTACGGAGGGGCAGCCCCCACCTCCCCTCCTTTCCGCTTTCCTTGTCCCACCTCTTCCCCTTTGTTTGCTACTACCTAGctacccccccccctttctcctatattaatattattattattattattattattatactttatttatatggcgccacaaggaatccgcagcgcccaattacagagcaaacaaataagcaaaacatgaagacagtgacttatagttgaagacagtataggacaagtacagggtatatatacatagctacatcagcagacgacactgacataagtatcagttctcaaaaaaccgagggatttggtgccatcaaagggagtattgaatagattataggttaagtaagagacgtaaaagcacatgagggaagagggccctgctcgtgagagcttacattctacatcCTATATGCTGCTACGAATCACGGAGCTCATCCTTATTGTTTTTCTGCCATACCGACTATTCATCGCTCAGTTTCCTTTAAGGGGACGTGACCAACCTTCCAGCAGAAGAACGGATGATACATTGGTTTTGGGGTAAATGCATTGTCCCACGTTCCATCTATAATGATGATAGTGCTTGAAATCTTAGACGTACAGATGAGTCCTTATTCACCTAGCCTCAAATCATGTCAAATAGCCCCACCTGGCAAACCACAGAGAATACGGCTAAGCCGCCATGTGTCCCATCGATCAGTATTTGTGCACAGAGATAGATAACCAGCCTACATCTATGAGTCAGTATCTATAAATATGCATCTAGTGGTAGATGTTCCGATTATTATGTATATTTATATTCTCCTGTTACAGACCCATGGGAGGCCTCACAGTCCGATACACCACATCAACACTCTCGGCATAAATCTCAGCTCGGCCAAGAGAGGACAATCCTTCAGTGCCTGGAGACTGAGGGAAGATAAGTCAAGACTGGAACACCCTAAGTCCATCGGACCACCACCTTGACAGGGTATATACTATATAACGCCAGGCAGGGTGGTTGCCCTCTGCCCACCAGCTTGGTGCCTACTGATCTGTAGGAGAGCATATCTGGGCCATGGAAAGCAGAAACAGCAAAGAGCAGACGGGCGACAATGCCAGGATCACCTCGGAGATGCTGAAGTCTCGGACTGGCAAGTTTGACCTGGAGTCCATCCTCTTCCTGAAGCTGCGTGGCCTGGGCCTGCAGGAGCTGGGCTGTATAGGCGAGTGCCTGAATCTGGAGCGCTTGGACCTGTCCAACAACCACATCACCCACCTGGCTCCCCTGTCCTCCCTGAAGCTGATGGTGGCTCTGAACTTGTCCTGTAACCGGATCTCCTCGCTGGAGCCCCTGGCATCCTGTGACAGCCTGCAGGTCCTGAACGTGGCCGGGAATCTTCTGTGCAGCGCTGACAGCTTGCACTGCCTAAAGGGTCTCCGTAGACTGGAGAGCATCCGCCTGCGGGATCCAGTATACAACCTGGGCAACCCTCTCTGTGCCAACGCCTCGTACAGACACGCCGTCCTGGACACCATCCCTAGCGTCCGAGTGATTGATGGCGAAAGGGTGACCGGCTGTGGCAGTGACCTCTACCACCTGTGCAAGGACATTGATAGTTCCTTAAAGAGGTCTATCAGCAGTGGTGCTGTGGAGCTCGCAGGGTCCATCAAACCTTGGCTGGAAGAAGGATACTGGGACCTGAAGCCAACTCACAGCTCTATCATGAAGGAGACCTACAAGCAGTTTAATGACGTTCTGCGGGAGTGTAAGGAACTGAGCAAGAGAGCGGATGACGCCATCGCGCAGGCGGAGAGAGCTCTCAGCATTAGAAATGACACCAACTCCTATGTGTTCTGAGCACCCCTCACCCCCTGTATTCTGGAACTGGCTACTGGTCTCTCCAAGGTGGACAGTACGGAGTCCCCAAGTGACTGGCTCTGTACCTGCTGGACTGTCTACCCCTaatctcctgcctgaccccctgtaTTCTGGAACTTGTTTATGGTCTCTCCAAGGTGGACTGTACGGAGTCCCCAAGTGACTGGCTCTGTACCTGCTGGACTGTCTACCCATaatctcctgcctgaccccctgtaTTCTGGAACTGGCTTCTGGTCTCTCCAAGGTGGACAGTACGGAGTCCCCAAGTGACTGGCTCTGTACCTGCTGGACTGTCTACCCCTaatctcctgcctgaccccctgtaTTCTGGAACTGGCTTATGGTCTCTCCAAGGTGGACAGTACGGAGTCCCCAAGTGACTGGCTCTGTACCTGCTGGACTGTCTACCCCTaatctcctgcctgaccccctgtaTTCTGGAACTGGCTTATGGTCTCTCCAAGACTGACCGTGCGGAGTCCCCAAGTGACTGGCTCTGTACCTGCTGGACTGTCTACCCCTAATCTCCTGCCTGAGCCCCTGTACTCTGGAACTAGCTTATGGTCTCTCAACGCGGCACAGTAGGaagtggagacactatagtgtggcatagtatgacctggggcactgtaatgaggcacagtatgaaatggaggcactatagtgtggcatagtatggcctggggcactgtaatgaggcacagtatgaaatggaggcactatagtgtgacatagtaTGACCTGGGGCACCGTAATGAGGCAcagtatgaaatggaggcactatagtgtggcatagtatggcctggggcactgtaatgaggcacagtatgaaatggaggcactatagtgtggcatagtatggcctgaggcactgtaatgaggcacagtatgatatggaggcactatagtgtggcatagtatgacctgaggcactgtaatgaggcacagtatgatgtggaggcactatagtgtggcatagtatggccacaggcgtgcgcagcacattttataagggggtgcaccgtcggaggggtgtgtataGCACCGCcttctgggcgtgtctagcaccatcggaaaaacgagtgacgtgtcaatactgctgccgaccgcctgccagtattgaatttgtcttcctaaaaggaacgctggcttcatgctgctcctcatcagtgactggcgttggcatagcatagaacgagagaggtgggcatgtgccgGGTGTGATGGGTGGGTGTGCGATCAGCATGacttaatcacgtcacatcacgctgtcttTGTATATGGAGGTGGAGTCAGGAGTTTGaatgccggtggcagtggcacccttgattaacccaggcgtccggtcataggtgtgcacaggcaccccctaatatctgaccccccaatctcacatgcctgatgcagcgatcgccgagcagccactgccaccggctttcaaactctcagctccacctccatgtacaaaaacagtgtgatgtgacgtgatgacatcatgctgctcacccacccacccgtcacacgcccacctctctccttctattctatgccaacgccagccactgatgaggagcagcatgcagccagcgttcctcttaggaagacaaattcaatactggcaggcggtcggcagcaacattgacacgtcactcatttttccagcagcagcagtactagtctgcgactgtcagtgtcactgagtgacttgtaagtaagctactgcagcttgcaggggaaagagagggggagccagaccaggctgaggaggagcagtgtaattgcagtgagtgccatcaggggtgtttgtttggtgcacaccacaacatctgacaatgtatctgctttattaggattggttcaagggtggatattttatattgcattgactgtcaatagatggtgctagacacgcccaaaaggcggtgctagtcaCACCCCtctatggtgcaccccctaataaaatgtgctgcgcacgcctatgcgtccggtcagtaatgcggtcctgacagggtgcagcgcagaggggacagtaatcagcctgctcggctatcgctgcaccaggcatgtgagatcgggctgccagacattagggggtgcctgtgcgcaccaggcaccccccctgcgcacacctatgagtatggcctggggcactgtaatgaggctcaGTATGATGTGGAGGCACTATGGTGTGACATAGTATgacctggggcactgtaatgaggcacagtatgaaatggaggcactatagtgtggcatagtatggcctggggcactgtaatgaggcacagtatgaaatggaggcactatagtgtggcatagtaggacctggggcactgtaatgaggcacagtatgatgaggaggcactatagtgtggcatagtaggacctggggcactgtaatgaggcacagtatgatgtgaaggcactatagtgtggcatagtatgaccTGGGGTAGtgaggcacagtatgaagtggaggcactgtagtgaGGCACAGTATGAGCTGTCTAACACTACATTATGTGACCTGTTACCCCAAGTTCCTTCTCTCAGGTTCTAGATGACAGGTCGACAGTCTATAGATGACAAcatatagtcgacatgcattagattgacaggcacaaaaggtaacaggtaaaaggtagacagtgttcAAGGCCGACACGTACAAAAGGTCGACCGGTTCAAAATGGCAACATGACAATTGTCGACATGCAAATTATCAACACAATTTCTCCCCCCCCCATGTTTTCactacttttgcttgatttactatccacgtggactatgatcggggataagtaacctgtggcgagcgcagagagccatcTTGCCTGTAGCGTGACGGACGAAGTGAGACTGCGATGGAACACGTCTGCACTAATTGTgctcacatatgatgaaacatacaaagatACACCCCAAACACGTAGTAAAACTTATGTCaatcatttgtgtgtcgaccattttcacattGACCTTTTGTCCCTAATGACCTTTCGTACCTGTCGTCGACCTTAATCACTGTCAACccaaatgcatgtcaaccatatggggggtcgacataatgactgttacCTGTACGCTGTAGCCCTTTATACCACGCCCCTTCTCTCCCCCATTGTACTTCTGTCCAGTGCTGACCACCGTCTTCTCCTCTGTACACAGCTCTTGTGCTGGACTCTCCCCGACGCTCGGTATTAGTTTCCTCCTCACCGGTGACCAGCGGCATGTCAGCGTTCCGCCCTTATAAATGATGACAAGTATTACTCTGATGTTTGTGTTCCTAATGGTGCAGAGATGTctggcgggatgtaatggcatccGAGATCCCCGGATGTGCGGGATACCGGCCATtttctgacatttttttttaaaggggcgatcACTTACAAGGGAAAACCCATGCCTTGTACGtgtttgccccttaaaaaaaaacattcaagaTCGCCCggtatcccgcacctctggcaatctcGGGCGCCATTACATCACGCCGATCATGTCTGTGTTTTTCCTACaataaaatgtttcagtgagtattGGCTGCGGATCGTCATTGTCATCGTCAGCTCCGCCACAGGTGATTCGCCTCCTGACGGGTCTAAATTGGGGCTGCCTGGGAGATGGGTGTGGTATGAAAAgtcgtcagtctgacattctggtgctgacattctgaatgtcgacagaatgtcaacatggctacccccaaaaaaagaaaaatccACCTGGGGACAAAAAAAAGGGACAGAAATCGCTTTTCCATGTGGTCGGGGGACCTGCAGGAGAAAATGCGCTGACTCCGCCTACATACATCGCTGTACATGTAATATAGCACTCTATAATACAGACAGTTACTATTTTGGATGGGTAGACGatgccccttcctctccccctccacCCAGTGGCGCTGcgccctctcctgcccctctcacTGCTGTGCTGGGGCTGGAGGAACCTCGCTAGGGTGTAGCGGACTGTGGACAGCAGTGTCTCTGGGATGGGTTCCCAGGCACTGCAGCCAGGTGAATGCAGGGAGTGGTCAGAAGAGGAGGAGCCTCCGCCACCAGTACATCCTGCCACTCCTCCTCGCCGAACATCATGTCTCTTCCCCTCACCCTCTCCCACACTCGGTGCCAGGAACCGGAGGAGTGATGGGGGTGCTGCCCTATGGCTGACTGTACGTGGCCGCAGCAGCAGACTGTCACTGTGCTGTGGGCGGTTCTGTTTTATAGGGGAAGGTGAATCACCCTGAttgatccccccccccacacacactagaTGCTTCCCTACAAATAACAACATACGTATAAGTTGTTTAAATGGTTAAACTAGAAACTAACTCCGAGCTCCCAGATGTGCCAGGACCCTGCTGGGTATTGTGGGCCGGAGACTTCTAGAGAGATGAGCAgccgttattattagagatgtgcgtcaGCCCAAGTCTTGGGTTTTGGTTTTTGATATATatttccttcatgttttggatctgtattggttttgccccaactgcccttgtgtgttttggtttcggatctgtattttattcagaaaaaaataatcaaaacagctaaaatcacagaatttgggggtgtttttgttagtGGAAATGACatacatttccactaatttccagtcatttttgaCCACCTCATATCTCACAGTGACAGAAAAGAattgtggtgcaagatggaattgtcattgggccctccctcccactcttatgttggatattaaaaaggactttacagtgtaacaaaccaagcactttaatgatagggactgacacttttgtggctgaagtgcttgctttgtttgggcccccacaaaacaattttttggaaggactaccgccaaccactaatgaggaggttgaggatgagggtgttaattacattataatcttgtaaaatacattTATTGAATTTGCTgcaaattacgtaacatggaggaggtgcctatatggctaacgtccctacctcaactaactttggcctcacaaatgaagtagatgccttcacaatcattgtcaggatttgtggaaaaataattccacacacaagaggttgcttttttggtcttattcccaggcatcacaatggcttactTTATAttacgggcaagaactgcagccgtcAACATCCTCAGTGCCAGATAGTAGTAGTatgcacatatccccctcatcctgttccacttccacacttaaatcatcaatttctattatgccctcatcaccatctttacgtgtactgctcctcacatgtgcagatggtgggaaaatggtggaaggaggtgaaagaggcttctctatgagcacagtgtgagaaatgtcagacacacacatagctaacgtggacaccactaaacgttcctcaggaatgtgtgacggttctgaccgcacagtttgttctactgcttaaGTTGTTTTCATTttgttgacacctcttctagactctgagtgaaaagttcttgtatcgtcatgagaagcagaagatacctcactgacagttgcagaaccaccattaataaataaaggccaaggcctgagtctttccttgccactttgtgtagtgactggcatattgacaatttcatgtttctctgcagctaactttcctttttatgtttgtttttttttgccactgtaaaatgatattgcttctttgatgttacatgccctgacttaagccgtctatggccctgggcatcggcctttgtagatgatgttgacggacttgtatcatcatgactggtggcagcacttgCAGCATAAGTATGtgtttcctgctctcctctcattttttgtacaaattgtggtgtgtgctgtaccccactttgggggtcattccgagctgatcgcacgtatcaactttttgctgctcatgctatcaactagacgccgcctatgggggagtgtatttctgcatagcagggctgtgatcacttgtgcagccctgctatgcaacaaAAGTTTCCTGTTAAAGAAGACCAGGGTcaaagttacttaccctgtgcggtcgatccagcgatgcaggctccggaattgacgtcagacatccgccctccaaacacctggacgcgcctgcgttggactcaccactccccgaaaacggtgagttgcggcCCAGTTCCGCTTtcctcctgtcaatattcttgcggtcgccgctgcgaccgctttcctcgctAGCGGCGTCGTTGCCTGGTGACAGCCGTCACCGAGCAATGAcacacctgcgcaatgcggccgccgcgcatgcgcagttctgacccgatcgcacggctgcaaaggaAGCGCAGTGTGCAAtcgtgtcagaatgaccccctttgttcatgtttgtggatagataCGGAGGACGGACAGTGAAACAAGCATAAatcaaggtgcatatgaaacataaatgcgttcTTTGTGTAGACTTCTAAATATCTCATTGTTATATGCAAATATTCCCAAATCTGTAGTATTCCGAAATCAGAATGACTTCTGTTCCCACCACTTCGGACACGGGAGACTCAGTCTGTATTTAcctttttttgtttcatttttcaaATAAATTCAATAACAGTTTTAGCATTTTTTGTATATTTCCTTTGTCATTAGTTGAAGTGATGCCTTAATCTGCTTAACGTTTCACTGCCCCCCCGGGCGAGCCAGCAAGCGGGCCCACGATGGCGCAGATCTGCAGAGAGCGGCCCGGCGGAGCGATAAGCTTTATCTCactggggggcagatttattaaacctgaagtgataaagtggaaggtgataacgcaccagccaatcagctcctaacttctatgatacaggctgggtttgaaaaatgacagttaggagctgattggctggtactttatcaccttccactttatcacttccccaggcttaataaatctgcccccggtTCTGTTATATTACAATGATGACTAACCATCGGGGTCACTACAGTGGGGCTCTTTCCCTACGGGATCATTGGCAGGACCAAGCTGCCACAAGCCTGGGCCATGCCACTACAGCATTGATACAGGGGTGAAGCCGCAAGGACAATATGTACGGATGTCCCCACATTGTTCCAGCCCTCACCCCGTGTGCAGAAGCCGCACAGATCTGCAGATGTGTTATTCTGAGAAGCTAAATAACGAAGCAGATATTGTGAAATCCTGTTTTCCTGTCATGTGACGGTCAGGTCACTAATCCGCAGTCACGTACAGTTTACAGCATGGAAATTCCCCCATGAGACGTCAGTCTGATCCCCGGGGACAGTTCTGTAACTGAAAGGTTTAATCTGCAGAAAACACCATCATGGGGAAGTCATCAGGCGCCATGACACACAGACAGGGGGTGCAGGGGGgcaatatgggaggggggggggcaagtgcAGACTTTTGGGTTCCCTCCTCTCCCTGATGAAATGCACAGAGATAGTACATCTCCTGGGACTGTCGCAGGCTGTCACTCCTAAGCGCAGAATCGCTCACATAGGAGGCCGCGGTCAgatagagaaactgcacctgccattggCTCATATAAGTTATTAAGGTGCCACTAATAGTGCGTTGTGGCCAGAGACTTGGCCCATGTCTCTAAAATGGCGGCACTGATGGGGTTAACTCTCACGCTGTGGCGCCATTTTTAAAAGGACCACTCAAACCATAGTCCCAATTTCCCAGAAATGACCGGCGGCCAGCGCCATATGTTTTATGTGGTATGCTGCAGCCCGGACCCCTCCGAGGGCTGCGGCTATTCAATGGTTAACCCTTGATGTGCTGCACCGGAGGAACACGCATAGAGCCGCTGCAGCTGGGGCAGCTGTCCTGGGCCGCAGGGCTATGAGCGGACGCACACTGTACCTTAGTGCAGAGTGGGTGGTCAGATGTGCCCCTGGCCCAGGAGTCAGTAGCACTGGGGGGCCAGGAAAGGCAGCTCCTGGTGGCCCACAGCACTGAGAGGGAATGGCAGCTGAGTGACGCAGTGCTTGGGCGTGTTAACCCCTGGTGAGCTGCGCTGGCGGAGAGCCCCAGCACTAggtgggctgcaggaggggaagtctGGCTGTTGTACTCGCCTGGCGCAGTGAGGTGCATCCGGTCACAGAGGCACAGAGCGGTATCTCAGCGTCTGcggacactgacagtgggcatctcagtccttgcacagacGCCGCTATGAGAGCAGCAAACTACACAATTCATATATCGTCCGGACGTTTATTTATTCACACATCATATTATCTGCAGAATATACGTTTATGACGGGAATAGCGGCCTCCTCAGTACTGACGGTCAGAGCCCCATCCGCGGTGCAGCGACAGAGTTACCTTATTTGCTGTATTAGGGGGGCTAAGGGGCTGATAAATTCCTATTACCGGCAATAacgggtatttctctgacgtcctaagtggatgctggggactccgtcaggaccatggggatatagcggctccgcaggagacagggcacaaagtaaaagctttaggatcaggtggtgtgtactggctcctccccctatgaccctcctccaagcctcagttaggtttttgtgcccgtccgagcagggtgcaatctaggtggctctcttaaggagctgcttagaaaaagtttttaggtttcttattttcagtgagtcctgctggcaacaggctcactgcatcgagggact from Pseudophryne corroboree isolate aPseCor3 chromosome 5, aPseCor3.hap2, whole genome shotgun sequence encodes the following:
- the LRRC61 gene encoding leucine-rich repeat-containing protein 61, whose translation is MESRNSKEQTGDNARITSEMLKSRTGKFDLESILFLKLRGLGLQELGCIGECLNLERLDLSNNHITHLAPLSSLKLMVALNLSCNRISSLEPLASCDSLQVLNVAGNLLCSADSLHCLKGLRRLESIRLRDPVYNLGNPLCANASYRHAVLDTIPSVRVIDGERVTGCGSDLYHLCKDIDSSLKRSISSGAVELAGSIKPWLEEGYWDLKPTHSSIMKETYKQFNDVLRECKELSKRADDAIAQAERALSIRNDTNSYVF